The following DNA comes from Nitrososphaerales archaeon.
TGGAAGAAGTTCTGAAGACTATTAGTGAATATGAATTTGATAACTTTATGATCGGAACGACACTCCCGCCTGATGTTATAGAGAGAGAAGATACGATTAGAGCCCGTTTCAAACTAAAGGGTGGTGAAACTCTAAAGAGCGAATTAAATCGTGAAGTAGGATCGTTCATCATCTCAAAGACTGGTAAACAGATAAAGACTCGAGGGGCGGATCTTACCATTCTTATAGCACCATTCTCCAAACCACTCGTTACTATACAATCGAGACCGATCTATCTATTCGGTCATTACCTGAAGAAGGAGCGTGGGATAAGGCAGAAGAGGGTTAGATGTAAAAAGTGCAGAGGAGCTGGATGTGTGGAGTGTGATCATTCAGGAATTTCAAGGCAAGAGAGTGTGGAAGAATATTTGAATAAAATTCTCCTTAATCATTTTAAAGGGAGTGGTGTAAGGTATACTTGGGTGGGTGGTGAAGACTCCAACAGTCTAGTCCTCGGCAACGGAAGGCCCTTCTTTGGAGAAATACTCAATTCGAAGGTAAGAAGCCTGGTAGGCATGAACTTACCGATCAACATCGATAACAAAATTATTTTGAAAGATCTCCAAATAGTGGATAAGCCCAAGGTTATACCTAGGTTCACCGTAGATCTCTTTCTTCACATCAAGTTTAAAGAACCGATCGATTATAATAGATTGAAGGGTTTAGAAGAAACTCTAAAGGATGCTGTAATTCACCAAATTTCTTTAAGGAAGCGAAAGGTCTTGGATAAAAAAGTATATAATTTCAAGATTATGTCGATAGATGAAGATGAAGTAAAGGTGGAGATGAGTTGTGATGGTGGTTTGAATATAAAGAAGTTCGTTAAAAGCTCTTTAGTGAGGTTCAACGGGAAAGAAACTCCAGAGGTCTATCCAAATCTATCTTCCCTTCTAGGTGTTGATGTTGAGTGTATAAATTTCGATGTTTTAAACGTCCATGAATTACAAATCGATTCAATACAGAAGAGGTAGCAGAGAATAGAATGTAAAAGATTTATAAACTTAATCACAATTCAATAAAAAATGTATTGGTGTTGATGTAGATTTATGGTGATAAGTTATGGCACATAGTAGAGGTTTCAGAAGGAAGACAAGACATCTACTCAGTAGCGAAGGTTTGAGGAATCCAGCTTCACCATTCCTCATAGACTATAAAGTGGGCGATAAAGTAGTGATCGATATTAACCCTTCTCAGGTCAAGGGCATGCCGCACAGAAGGTTCCAGGGTTTTATAGGTGATGTAGAG
Coding sequences within:
- a CDS encoding tRNA pseudouridine(54/55) synthase Pus10, whose amino-acid sequence is MNSESKEIDYSIIKKLLSEYPLCDKCLGRQFPHIMRELDNEQRGIALRKLVKIPLRGKCFICHSLMSSLQELMEEVLKTISEYEFDNFMIGTTLPPDVIEREDTIRARFKLKGGETLKSELNREVGSFIISKTGKQIKTRGADLTILIAPFSKPLVTIQSRPIYLFGHYLKKERGIRQKRVRCKKCRGAGCVECDHSGISRQESVEEYLNKILLNHFKGSGVRYTWVGGEDSNSLVLGNGRPFFGEILNSKVRSLVGMNLPINIDNKIILKDLQIVDKPKVIPRFTVDLFLHIKFKEPIDYNRLKGLEETLKDAVIHQISLRKRKVLDKKVYNFKIMSIDEDEVKVEMSCDGGLNIKKFVKSSLVRFNGKETPEVYPNLSSLLGVDVECINFDVLNVHELQIDSIQKR